The sequence below is a genomic window from Thiomonas intermedia.
CGCGTACCAACCCGGCACCACGAGGCGGAAGGGGAAGCCGTTGAGCAAGGGCAAGGACTGGCCGTTCATCTCCCAGGCAATCATCACATCGCCATCCCGGGCGTGATCCACAGACAGCGACTTTTTCAGATTCGGCGCCGTCGATACGACGGGACGCTCGGCACCCTCGAACTGCACCTGTACCGCCCCCGCCTTGACGCCCGCGGCATCGAGCACGTCCTTGAGCCGCACGCCGACCCATCGGGCATTGCCCATCGCGCCATTGCCCCACTCGCCACCCGACACGCGTGGCTGAAAGAAGCCGCGGGAATTGCCTGAGCACTGGTTGACGGCTGCGAGTTCGACATGTTTGAAATGCTTCATCAGGTCGAACACGGTGAACTCCAGCACCTTGTCCACATGGCCGCTGATGCGCACCTTGTGGGTATGCGGGTCCATGGTCGTGGGAATGTCCGCCCAGTGCCAGCGCACATAGAACTGATTGACTGGCGTGAACACGCCTTTGTCGAACACCGACCAGGGCGTTTCCAGCAGCGGTGGGCGGGTGCGCTGCAGAACCATCTCTCCCTTGCCAGGGAAAGATGCCGTCAGTTCACGCTGGTCTGCGCCGCCTGAAAAGGGCAAGTTGATGGTGTCGGCCGCCAGGCTGGTGCGGGCGAGTGCCAAAGCGCCCAGGCCTGCCGCCGCCGTTTGCAAGAAGTGCCGCCGTGCCTGCGGGTCGGGGGTGTGATCGGTCTGTTTCATGCCATTCCTCCTCGGTGTGATGGACAGACGCGTTGCATTTCGTCGCGTCCTGCCGTGATTTATAACCAGCCGGGGAGGGTCTGAATAATGGATTGAATCAGTCGATCAAAGCAATTTTTTCGATGAATGAGGTCGGGAGCGACGATATATTCATGGGAACATATTCAATTTCTAACCCATTGAATATGAACAGGAAATTTCAGAACCATGGCGAGTTGATCGCAATATTCGGATGCGATGAAATAGATTTTTCGAGAGTGTTGTACGGAATCCCGAAAGTGGGTTGTCTTTTGTCGATTTAATTACATTCAGACACGCGACAAGATGGGCCCAATGCCCTGTTCGACGACATTCAGTCCTCGCGACGACAGGGCGTCGCGGGCGCGCGGCCCTGGCGGCATAACACCTCGTCCGCCCTCAGGCGGGGCTGGAATGCAGCATCTTCGCGGGTACGCCCTGGCGCTCGTAGCGGTCGAGGCCCAGGCCGGCGGTGCTGATGTCGGGCTTGCGGTTCAGGACCAGGTCGCTGACCACGCGGCCAGAGCCGCATGCCATGGTCCAGCCCAGGGTGCCGTGGCCGGTATTGAGGAAGAGGTTGGCGAAGCGGGTCGCGCCTACGATCGGCGTGCTGTCGGGGGTCATGGGGCGCAGCCCCGTCCAGAACGTGGCCGACGGCAGATCGCCACCCGGGAACAGGTCGCGCGTGACCATCTCCAGCGTTTCGCGTCGGCGCGGATTCAGGCGAAGGTCGAAGCCGCCCAGTTCGGCCATGCCGCCGACGCGGATGCGACGGTCGAAGCGGGTGAGGGCGATCTTGTAGGTTTCATCCAGCACGGTCGATTGCGGCGCGCGCGATTCGTCCACCAGAGGCACGGTGAGGGAATAGCCCTTGACCGGGTAAACCGGCAGGTCGAGGCCCAGCGGCGTCAGCACATCGCGGGTGTAGCTGCCCAGCGCCAGCACGTAGCGATCAGCGGTGAGCACGTCGTCACCCACGCGGACGCCCGTGATGCGATGGCCATCGGTTGACAGGCCCTGAATCGTCTGGCCGAACGCGAACCGCACGCCCAGCGCGCGCGCCATCTCGCCCAGACGGGTGGTGAACAACTGGCAATCGCCGGTTTCGTCGTGAGGCAGGCGCAGCCCGCCGGTCAGGCGGTCGCGGGCATGGGCCAGCGCGGGCTCCGCCTGGGCAAGCTGATCGCGGTCAAGCAGCTCGTAGGGCACGCCGCATTCTTCCAGCACGGTGATGTCGCGCTGCACGGCGTCAAGCTGGGCCTGGCTGCGGAAGACCTGCAGCGTGCCGCCGGTGCGCTGCTCGTAGGCGATGCCGGTCTCGGCGCGCAACGCCTGCAGGCTGGCGCGGCTGTACTCGGCCAGCCGCATCATGCGCTCCTTGTTGACGGCATAGCGCTCGGCGGTGCAGTTGCGCAGCATCTGCGCCATCCAGCGCACTTGCCACAGACTTCCGTCCGGCCGGATCGCCAGCGGCGCATGCCGCTGGAACATCCATTTCAGGGCCTTCAGCGGAATGCCGGGGGCGGCCCAGGGTGTGGAATAACCGGGAGACACCTGACCGGCATTGGCGAAGCTGGTTTCCATCGCACAGGCGTTCTGCCGGTCGATGACCGTGACCTCGGCGCCCGACTTGGCGAGGTAGTACGCCGTGGTGGTTCCGATCACGCCGGCGCCGAGAACGATGACTTTCATTGCGAATGCCCTGTGGTTGGTCGATGCGCGAAATTTAGTCGGGCTCAAGCAGAAATATCACTTGTTTTTAGCCACTTCGGCAGTGAAAATCGCTGCCACTGATCAGCCTTCCTCCTCTTGCCCGTTATATGTACGAACTCGATCGCATCGACCGCCGCATTCTGGACATCCTCCAGCGGGAGGGGCGCATCGCCATGACCGAGCTGGCCAGCCAGGTCGGGCTGTCGGCGTCGCCCTGTACCGAAAGGGTCAAGCGCATGGAGCGCGCCGGGGTGATCACCGGCTACAACGCCCGCGTCAGCCCGGAGGCGCTGGGCAAGTCCCTGCTGGTCTTCGTCGAGATCAAGCTCGCCTCGAAGTCGGGCGATGTGTTTGACCGCGTGCGCCAGGAGCTTTTGCACATGCCCGACGTCATGGAGTGCCATCTGGTCTCGGGCAGCTTCGACTATCTGGTGAAATTCCGCCTGCGGGGCATGAAGGAATACCGTCATCTGCTGGGTGACATTCTCAAACGGCTACCTGTCTCGGCCGAATCGCACAGCTATGTGGTGATGGAAGAGATCAAGGAAAGCCTCTTCCTGCCGACCGACCGCTGAGCGTTTGTGAACCTTTCGGGCATGCGACGCTTTATTTCAAGGACTTCCCATGATTGAACGACTTCACGTTGGCCCGCGCCTGAGCGAGGCGGCCATTTCCGCCGGCACGGTGTACCTCGCCGGTCAGGTGCCCGAACTGCGCCCCGACGCCGATCTGGAAGACCAGACCCGCGAGGTGCTGGGTCATATCGACCGCCTCCTGCACGAATGCGGCAGCAGCAAAGCCCATTTGCTCAGCGTACAGATCTTCCTCGCCGATATCGCCGACATCGGGCGCATGAATGCCGTCTGGGATGCCTGGGTGGCGCCCGGCCATACGCCGCCGCGGGCCACCGTGCAGGCCGCGCTGGCCGACCCGCGCTGGCGCCTCGAAATCGTGGTGGTGGCCCGGCAGAGGGCAACCCCTTCGGCGTCATAAGCCCCGGCCTGCAAGGCAGGCGCAACGGCCGCAAAATGCCGTCATGCACACCCTGAAAAACATCGCCTTATCCCTGCTCGATCTCGTTGCCGTGCGTGAACCCGGCACCGTCGCCGACGCTTTGCAGATCACCCTGCGCACCGCGCAACATGCCGAGACGCTGGGCTTCAAGCGGTACTGGCTGGCCGAGCACCACAATCTGGCCGGCGTGGCGAGTTCGGCCACGGCCGTGCTCGTCGGCTATGTGGCCGCGGGTACGCAGCGCATTCGGGTCGGCTCCGGGGGCATCATGTTGCCCAACCATGCGCCGCTGGTCGTGGCGGAGGCTTTTGGCACACTGGCCGAGCTTTATCCGGGGCGGATCGATCTGGGTCTCGGACGCGCCCCCGGCACCGATCCTCTGACCATGCGGGCTTTGCGCCGCGACCGCGTCGAGCGTGAAGAAGACTTTCCGCGCGACGTCGCCGAACTCGTGCGCCTGCTCGGCCCGGCCGAGCCCGGCCAGCGCCTGGTCGCCATGCCCGGTGCTGGAACGCAGGTGCCGATCTGGCTGCTGGGCTCCAGCCTGTTCTCCGCCCGATTGGCAGCGCAGCGCGGCTTGCCCTATGCCTTCGCCTCGCACTTCGCGCCACGCTTTCTGCATCAGGCCCTGGCGCTGTATCGAGAGGAGTTCCAGCCGTCCTCCCATCTGGATCGGCCTTATGTGATCGTGGGCGTGCCCCTGATGGCCGCGCCGACGGATGAGGAAGCGCAGTTCCTGGCGAGCAGCACCTATCAGCGCGTGCTGGGCATTCTCACGGGTCAGCGCAGCCGCTTGCAGCCGCCGGTGGCGGGCTATCTTGAGCAGCTTCATCCCCAGGAGCGGGCTGCGGTGCACGATTTTCTGGCGGCCGCCGTGATCGGCAGTCCGGAGACGGTGCGCCAGGGTTTCGCCGCACTGGCCGAATCGACCCGGGCCGATGAATTCATGCTGGTGAGCGATGTGTTCGATCCGGCGCTGCGGCTGCGCTCGCTCGACATTGCTGCACAAGCCTTGATGTAAGCGCCGTGCACGAATCGCCGGCATCGCCCGAATCGCAGCGTCTGGACAAGTGGCTTTGGGCGGCACGCTGGTTCAAGACGCGCGCACTGGCCGCTGCCCAGTGCGATCGGGGCCGCGTCCAGGTG
It includes:
- a CDS encoding molybdopterin-dependent oxidoreductase → MKQTDHTPDPQARRHFLQTAAAGLGALALARTSLAADTINLPFSGGADQRELTASFPGKGEMVLQRTRPPLLETPWSVFDKGVFTPVNQFYVRWHWADIPTTMDPHTHKVRISGHVDKVLEFTVFDLMKHFKHVELAAVNQCSGNSRGFFQPRVSGGEWGNGAMGNARWVGVRLKDVLDAAGVKAGAVQVQFEGAERPVVSTAPNLKKSLSVDHARDGDVMIAWEMNGQSLPLLNGFPFRLVVPGWYATYWTKMLQHVRVLNEEDTNFWMKPAYTIPDNWPQANMTPGEKDVKFVPINRMVPRSFVTNLKDGASVGAGRPELVRGIAFGGDTGVRAVDVSIDGGKTWMPTQLGRDYGKFSFRQWSAHLKFAKGDQTVMVRCTNSDGLKQPMTPNWNPGGFMRNIVESTKLMAV
- a CDS encoding D-amino acid dehydrogenase; amino-acid sequence: MKVIVLGAGVIGTTTAYYLAKSGAEVTVIDRQNACAMETSFANAGQVSPGYSTPWAAPGIPLKALKWMFQRHAPLAIRPDGSLWQVRWMAQMLRNCTAERYAVNKERMMRLAEYSRASLQALRAETGIAYEQRTGGTLQVFRSQAQLDAVQRDITVLEECGVPYELLDRDQLAQAEPALAHARDRLTGGLRLPHDETGDCQLFTTRLGEMARALGVRFAFGQTIQGLSTDGHRITGVRVGDDVLTADRYVLALGSYTRDVLTPLGLDLPVYPVKGYSLTVPLVDESRAPQSTVLDETYKIALTRFDRRIRVGGMAELGGFDLRLNPRRRETLEMVTRDLFPGGDLPSATFWTGLRPMTPDSTPIVGATRFANLFLNTGHGTLGWTMACGSGRVVSDLVLNRKPDISTAGLGLDRYERQGVPAKMLHSSPA
- a CDS encoding winged helix-turn-helix transcriptional regulator, with the translated sequence MYELDRIDRRILDILQREGRIAMTELASQVGLSASPCTERVKRMERAGVITGYNARVSPEALGKSLLVFVEIKLASKSGDVFDRVRQELLHMPDVMECHLVSGSFDYLVKFRLRGMKEYRHLLGDILKRLPVSAESHSYVVMEEIKESLFLPTDR
- a CDS encoding RidA family protein, producing the protein MIERLHVGPRLSEAAISAGTVYLAGQVPELRPDADLEDQTREVLGHIDRLLHECGSSKAHLLSVQIFLADIADIGRMNAVWDAWVAPGHTPPRATVQAALADPRWRLEIVVVARQRATPSAS
- a CDS encoding LLM class flavin-dependent oxidoreductase, which translates into the protein MHTLKNIALSLLDLVAVREPGTVADALQITLRTAQHAETLGFKRYWLAEHHNLAGVASSATAVLVGYVAAGTQRIRVGSGGIMLPNHAPLVVAEAFGTLAELYPGRIDLGLGRAPGTDPLTMRALRRDRVEREEDFPRDVAELVRLLGPAEPGQRLVAMPGAGTQVPIWLLGSSLFSARLAAQRGLPYAFASHFAPRFLHQALALYREEFQPSSHLDRPYVIVGVPLMAAPTDEEAQFLASSTYQRVLGILTGQRSRLQPPVAGYLEQLHPQERAAVHDFLAAAVIGSPETVRQGFAALAESTRADEFMLVSDVFDPALRLRSLDIAAQALM